A window of Leclercia adecarboxylata contains these coding sequences:
- the queC gene encoding 7-cyano-7-deazaguanine synthase QueC, which produces MKRAVVVFSGGQDSTTCLVQALQQYDEVHCVTFDYGQRHSEEIEVAQKLAVKLGARAHKVLDVTLLNELAVSSLTRDSIPVPDYEPDAEGIPNTFVPGRNILFLTLTAIYAYQVKAEAVITGVCETDFSGYPDCRDEFVKALNHAVNLGMAKDIRFETPLMWLDKAETWALADYWGKLDLVRSETLTCYNGIKGDGCGQCAACNLRANGLNHYLAEKAGVMAAMKKKTGLK; this is translated from the coding sequence ATGAAACGTGCTGTTGTCGTGTTCAGTGGAGGCCAGGATTCCACCACCTGTCTGGTGCAGGCTCTGCAGCAATATGATGAAGTCCATTGCGTCACTTTTGACTATGGCCAGCGCCATAGCGAAGAGATCGAGGTGGCGCAGAAACTGGCCGTTAAACTCGGTGCGCGGGCGCATAAAGTTCTGGATGTTACCCTGCTCAACGAACTGGCAGTGAGCAGCCTTACCCGCGACAGCATTCCGGTACCCGATTATGAGCCGGATGCAGAGGGGATCCCTAATACCTTCGTTCCGGGCCGCAATATCCTGTTTCTGACCCTGACGGCAATCTACGCGTACCAGGTGAAAGCCGAGGCGGTGATCACCGGCGTGTGTGAAACCGACTTCTCGGGCTATCCGGACTGTCGCGATGAGTTTGTGAAAGCCCTCAACCACGCCGTGAACCTCGGCATGGCCAAAGATATCCGCTTTGAGACGCCGCTGATGTGGCTGGATAAAGCCGAAACCTGGGCCCTGGCCGATTACTGGGGCAAGCTGGATCTGGTGCGTAGCGAAACGCTGACCTGCTACAACGGCATCAAAGGGGATGGCTGCGGACAGTGCGCGGCGTGTAATCTGCGCGCGAACGGTCTGAATCACTATCTGGCGGAAAAAGCCGGGGTGATGGCGGCCATGAAGAAGAAAACCGGCC
- a CDS encoding SgrR family transcriptional regulator produces MRQLNRLNQFQRLWQPSAGAPQQVSVAELASRCFCSERHVRTLLRQAQEAGWLSWHAQSGRGKRGELRFHVTPESLRNAMMEEALKSGQQHNALALAQLAPQALRALLHPFLGGQWQDDTPTLRIPYYRSLDPLRPGFLPGRAEQHLVGQIFSGLTRFNDTRSAPAGDLAHHWEIAPDGLRWHFYLRSTLHWHNGDNVEATQLQRQLTTLLTLPALRKLFNSVKQIEVTHPQCLTFVLHHPDYWLAHRLASYCSHLAHPEQPLIGSGPFRLAIFDPDLVRLESHEQYHLGHPLLKAIEFWITPQLFDQDLGTSCRHPVQIAIGEPEELASLRLVSNSISLGFCYLTLKQSDRLSEAQARRVINIIHHTSLMHTLPLDENLITPTQELLPGWSIPQWAQEQDTALPKTLTLLYHLPVELHTMAEQLKRYLAREGCHLRVNFHDAKTWDGCTALADADIMMGDRLIGEAPEYTLEQWLRCDTLWSWLLSAPQFAHLMATLDAVQTQPDASARHLALKEVYSRLMEHAVVTPLFNYQYQISAPPGVNGIRLNPRGWFDFTEAWLPAPKT; encoded by the coding sequence ATGCGTCAGCTTAATCGACTTAATCAGTTCCAGCGTCTGTGGCAGCCCTCTGCCGGTGCGCCACAGCAGGTGAGCGTGGCCGAACTGGCCAGCCGCTGCTTTTGCAGTGAACGGCATGTGCGTACGCTGCTGCGGCAGGCCCAGGAGGCAGGCTGGTTGAGCTGGCATGCGCAATCCGGACGCGGAAAGCGCGGCGAGCTGCGCTTTCACGTGACGCCGGAGTCGCTACGTAACGCGATGATGGAAGAGGCGCTGAAAAGCGGTCAGCAGCACAACGCGCTGGCGCTGGCCCAGCTGGCCCCTCAGGCGCTGCGGGCGCTGCTTCATCCTTTTCTGGGTGGACAGTGGCAAGACGACACCCCGACGCTGCGCATTCCTTATTACCGTTCACTCGATCCGCTCCGGCCAGGCTTTTTACCGGGCCGCGCTGAGCAGCATCTGGTGGGGCAAATCTTTTCCGGCCTGACGCGGTTCAACGACACCCGCAGCGCGCCTGCGGGCGATCTGGCCCATCACTGGGAGATCGCTCCCGACGGGTTACGCTGGCACTTCTACCTCCGCTCTACCCTGCACTGGCATAACGGGGATAACGTCGAGGCCACTCAGCTTCAGCGTCAGTTAACGACGCTGCTCACCCTGCCTGCCCTGCGCAAACTGTTCAATAGCGTGAAGCAGATAGAGGTAACGCATCCCCAGTGCCTGACCTTTGTGTTACATCACCCCGACTACTGGCTGGCGCACCGCCTGGCAAGCTATTGCAGCCACCTTGCCCACCCTGAACAGCCCCTGATCGGGAGCGGGCCGTTTCGCCTGGCGATCTTCGACCCGGATCTTGTCCGCCTTGAGAGCCACGAGCAGTATCATCTTGGTCATCCCCTGCTGAAAGCGATTGAATTCTGGATCACGCCCCAGCTTTTTGACCAGGATTTAGGCACCAGCTGTCGTCATCCGGTGCAGATCGCCATTGGCGAGCCGGAGGAGCTTGCCAGCCTGCGGCTGGTCAGTAACAGCATCAGCCTCGGTTTTTGCTATCTCACCCTGAAGCAGAGCGACCGGCTAAGCGAAGCGCAGGCTCGCAGGGTGATTAATATCATTCATCACACCTCGCTTATGCACACCCTGCCGCTGGATGAGAATCTTATTACCCCGACCCAGGAGTTGCTGCCTGGCTGGTCGATCCCACAGTGGGCACAGGAACAGGACACCGCTCTGCCGAAGACGCTTACCCTGCTTTACCACCTGCCGGTGGAGTTGCATACCATGGCGGAACAGCTGAAGCGCTATCTGGCCCGGGAAGGCTGTCATCTCAGGGTGAATTTTCATGATGCGAAAACCTGGGATGGCTGCACCGCGTTGGCAGACGCCGATATCATGATGGGGGACAGGTTGATAGGCGAGGCGCCGGAGTACACCCTTGAGCAGTGGTTGCGCTGCGACACGCTGTGGTCCTGGCTACTCAGCGCCCCGCAGTTTGCCCACCTGATGGCCACCCTGGATGCCGTTCAGACGCAGCCCGACGCCTCTGCCCGCCATCTGGCGCTAAAAGAGGTTTACTCCCGCCTGATGGAACATGCCGTAGTGACCCCGCTGTTTAACTATCAGTACCAGATCAGCGCCCCGCCGGGTGTAAACGGTATCCGGCTGAATCCGCGTGGCTGGTTTGATTTTACCGAGGCCTGGCTACCAGCCCCGAAAACGTGA
- the cof gene encoding HMP-PP phosphatase → MARLAAFDMDGTLLMPDHRLGDKTLSVLKRLRERDVTLTFATGRHVLEMRHLMGALSLDAFLITGNGTRIHSVEGDVLYRQDLAPDVAEQVLHSTWDTQASIHVFNDTGWLTGRDIPAMLEAHVYSGFQYQLTDLRRIPAHAVTKICFCGDHDDLCRLRIQLNEALGNRAHLTFSAIDCLEVLPVGCNKGSALAVLSEHLGLSLQECMAFGDAMNDREMLGSVGRGMIMGNAMPQLIAELSHLPVIGHCRNEAVSHFLTHWLDTPDLPYSPE, encoded by the coding sequence ATGGCGCGGCTGGCTGCATTTGATATGGACGGCACCTTGTTAATGCCGGATCACCGATTAGGTGATAAAACGCTGAGCGTGCTTAAGCGGCTGCGTGAGCGCGACGTCACGCTCACCTTTGCCACGGGCCGACATGTGCTGGAGATGCGCCATTTAATGGGCGCGCTCTCCCTTGACGCCTTTTTGATTACCGGCAACGGGACGCGTATTCACTCCGTGGAGGGGGATGTGCTCTACCGCCAGGATCTCGCCCCTGATGTGGCAGAACAGGTGCTGCACAGCACCTGGGATACCCAGGCCAGTATCCACGTGTTTAACGACACCGGCTGGCTGACAGGCAGGGACATTCCGGCCATGCTGGAAGCGCACGTCTATAGCGGCTTTCAATATCAGCTGACCGATCTGCGCCGTATCCCGGCCCACGCGGTGACCAAAATCTGCTTCTGCGGCGATCATGACGATCTCTGCCGCCTGCGCATTCAGCTCAACGAGGCGCTGGGCAACCGCGCGCATCTCACCTTCTCGGCGATTGATTGTCTGGAGGTGCTGCCGGTGGGGTGCAACAAAGGTTCCGCGCTGGCGGTACTGAGCGAGCATCTGGGGCTGAGTCTGCAGGAGTGTATGGCGTTTGGCGATGCGATGAACGATCGCGAGATGCTGGGCAGCGTAGGGCGCGGCATGATTATGGGCAATGCGATGCCTCAGCTGATCGCCGAGCTCTCGCATTTACCCGTTATTGGACACTGCCGCAACGAGGCCGTGTCCCATTTCTTAACCCATTGGCTGGATACACCTGATCTTCCTTATTCCCCCGAATAG
- a CDS encoding PLP-dependent cysteine synthase family protein encodes MNSTWVKNAISEINADYQRSADTHLIRLALPGFSGIQLYLKDESTHPTGSLKHRLARSLFLYGLCNGWINEGTTIIESSSGSTAVSEAYFARLLGLPFIAVMPSCTAKRKIEQIEFYGGRCHFVESACEIYAASEMLARELNGHYMDQFTFAERATDWRGNNNIADSIFRQMQNEPHPVPAHIVMSAGTGGTSATIGRYIRCQGYDTRLMVVDPQNSVFLDYWQQRDPALRSPVGSKIEGIGRPRVEPSFIPDVVDEMLRVPDAASVATAHWLETQLGRKVGASTGTNMWGALQLAARMREAGQTGSIVTLLCDSGERYLDTYYNAEWVKANIGDVAPWLAEITRLVK; translated from the coding sequence ATGAATAGCACCTGGGTTAAAAACGCCATCAGTGAAATTAACGCCGATTATCAGCGCTCGGCGGATACACACCTTATCCGCCTCGCCCTGCCCGGTTTTTCGGGTATTCAGCTCTATCTGAAAGACGAAAGCACTCACCCGACCGGCAGCCTGAAGCACCGTCTGGCGCGCTCGCTGTTCCTGTACGGGCTGTGTAACGGCTGGATCAATGAAGGTACCACCATTATTGAATCCTCTTCCGGCTCAACCGCCGTCTCTGAGGCCTATTTTGCCCGCCTGCTCGGCCTGCCGTTTATCGCCGTTATGCCCTCCTGCACGGCAAAACGCAAAATTGAACAGATCGAATTTTACGGCGGTCGCTGCCACTTTGTGGAAAGCGCCTGTGAAATTTATGCCGCGTCAGAGATGCTGGCCCGGGAGCTGAACGGCCATTATATGGACCAGTTCACTTTCGCGGAGCGGGCAACCGACTGGCGCGGTAATAACAACATTGCCGACAGTATCTTCCGGCAGATGCAAAATGAACCCCACCCGGTGCCGGCGCATATCGTGATGAGCGCCGGCACCGGCGGCACCTCGGCCACCATTGGCCGCTATATTCGCTGCCAGGGCTACGACACCCGCCTGATGGTGGTGGACCCGCAAAATTCGGTGTTTCTTGATTACTGGCAGCAGCGCGATCCTGCCCTGCGCAGTCCGGTGGGCAGCAAAATTGAAGGCATTGGCCGCCCTCGCGTCGAGCCGTCGTTTATCCCGGACGTAGTGGACGAAATGCTTCGCGTACCTGATGCCGCCAGCGTGGCTACTGCCCACTGGCTGGAAACCCAGCTCGGCCGCAAGGTGGGTGCATCCACCGGGACCAATATGTGGGGGGCGTTGCAGCTTGCCGCGCGGATGCGCGAGGCGGGACAAACCGGCTCTATCGTTACCCTGCTGTGCGACAGCGGCGAGCGCTACCTGGACACCTACTACAACGCCGAATGGGTAAAAGCGAATATTGGCGATGTGGCGCCCTGGCTGGCGGAGATTACCCGGCTGGTGAAATAA
- a CDS encoding Lrp/AsnC family transcriptional regulator — MLDKIDRKLLSLLQSDCTLSLQALADAVNLTTTPCWKRLKRLEDEGILLGRVALLDPEKLGLGLTAFVLIKTQHHSSDWYCGFVSVVSQMPEVLGFWRMAGEYDYLMRVQVADMKRYDDFYKRLVNSVPGLSNVTSSFAMEQIKYTTALPIE, encoded by the coding sequence ATGCTAGATAAAATTGACCGTAAGCTGCTGTCCTTACTGCAAAGCGACTGCACCCTCTCTTTGCAGGCGCTGGCGGATGCCGTTAATCTGACCACCACGCCCTGCTGGAAGCGCCTTAAACGACTCGAAGACGAAGGCATTTTGCTGGGGCGCGTGGCGCTGCTCGATCCCGAAAAACTGGGGCTAGGCCTGACCGCGTTTGTGCTGATAAAAACGCAGCACCACAGCAGCGACTGGTACTGCGGATTCGTCAGCGTGGTATCCCAGATGCCCGAAGTGCTGGGTTTCTGGCGCATGGCGGGCGAATACGACTACCTGATGCGCGTTCAGGTGGCGGACATGAAGCGCTATGATGATTTCTATAAACGGCTGGTCAACAGCGTGCCAGGTCTGTCGAATGTCACCTCCAGCTTTGCGATGGAACAGATAAAATACACCACCGCCTTACCCATTGAATAA
- a CDS encoding SmdA family multidrug ABC transporter permease/ATP-binding protein: MRLFAQLSWYFRREWQRYLGAVALLIIIAILQLIPPKVVGYVVDGVTEQHYTNARVMMWIGTLVLTAVVVYLLRYVWRVLLFGASYQLAVELREDFYRQLSRQHPEFYLRHRTGDLIARATNDVDRVVFAAGEGVLTLVDSLVMGCAVLIVMSTQISWQLTLLALLPMPLMALAIKRYGDQLHQRFKLAQAAFSSLNDRTQESLTSIRMIKAFGLEDRQSSLFAADAADTGAKNLRVARIDARFDPTIYIAIGTANLLAIGGGSWMVINGSLTLGQLTSFAMYLGLMIWPMLALAWMFNIVERGSAAYSRIRAMLAEAPVVNDGSEPVPDGRGELTFSVRAFVYPHTEKTTLENVHFTLQPGQMLGICGPTGAGKSTVLSLIQRHFDIDQGEIRFHDIPLPQLQLDSWRSRLAVVSQTPFLFSDSVANNIALGCPHATQEEIEHVARLASVHDDILRLPQGYETEVGERGVMLSGGQKQRISIARALLLNAEILILDDALSAVDGRTEHQILHNLRQWGEGRTVIISAHRLSALTEASEILVMQHGHIAQRGQHEQLAEQPGWYRDMYRYQQLEAALDDVPETDEEAADA, from the coding sequence GTGCGATTATTTGCTCAGCTAAGCTGGTACTTTCGCCGGGAGTGGCAACGCTATCTCGGTGCAGTGGCCCTGCTTATTATCATTGCCATTCTGCAGCTCATCCCGCCGAAAGTGGTGGGCTACGTCGTGGACGGCGTTACGGAACAGCATTACACCAACGCACGGGTGATGATGTGGATCGGCACGCTGGTACTGACGGCGGTGGTGGTCTATCTGCTGCGCTATGTCTGGCGCGTGCTGCTGTTCGGCGCGTCATACCAGCTTGCCGTTGAGCTGCGGGAAGATTTTTACCGCCAGCTTAGCCGCCAGCATCCGGAATTTTACCTGCGTCACCGCACCGGGGACCTGATTGCCCGCGCCACCAACGATGTCGATCGCGTCGTCTTTGCCGCCGGGGAAGGGGTGCTGACCCTGGTCGACTCGCTGGTGATGGGCTGCGCGGTGCTGATCGTCATGTCGACGCAAATCAGCTGGCAACTCACGCTGCTGGCGCTGCTGCCGATGCCTCTGATGGCGCTGGCGATCAAGCGCTACGGCGACCAGCTGCACCAGCGCTTCAAGCTGGCGCAGGCGGCGTTTTCCTCCCTTAACGACCGCACCCAGGAGAGCCTGACCAGCATCCGGATGATCAAAGCCTTTGGCCTGGAAGACCGCCAGTCGTCTCTGTTCGCAGCCGATGCGGCGGACACCGGGGCCAAAAACCTGCGCGTTGCCCGGATCGACGCCCGTTTTGATCCCACGATTTACATCGCCATCGGCACCGCCAACCTGCTGGCCATTGGCGGCGGGAGCTGGATGGTGATTAACGGCTCGCTGACGCTGGGGCAACTGACCAGCTTCGCCATGTATCTGGGGCTAATGATCTGGCCGATGCTGGCTCTGGCCTGGATGTTCAACATCGTCGAGCGCGGCAGTGCGGCCTATAGCCGGATCCGCGCCATGCTCGCCGAAGCGCCGGTGGTCAACGATGGCAGCGAGCCGGTGCCGGATGGGCGCGGCGAGCTGACATTCTCAGTGCGGGCATTTGTTTACCCGCATACGGAAAAAACGACGCTTGAAAATGTCCACTTCACCCTGCAACCGGGGCAGATGCTGGGCATCTGCGGCCCGACCGGGGCGGGGAAAAGTACCGTGCTCTCCCTGATCCAGCGCCACTTTGACATTGACCAGGGCGAGATCCGCTTCCACGACATCCCGCTGCCGCAACTGCAGCTGGATAGCTGGCGCAGCCGCCTGGCGGTGGTCAGCCAGACGCCATTCCTCTTCTCTGACAGCGTCGCCAACAATATCGCGCTTGGTTGCCCGCACGCGACCCAGGAAGAGATTGAGCATGTCGCCCGTCTCGCCAGCGTCCATGACGATATCCTGCGCCTGCCGCAGGGGTATGAAACCGAAGTGGGCGAGCGCGGCGTGATGCTCTCTGGCGGGCAAAAACAGCGTATTTCCATCGCCCGCGCGCTGCTGCTGAATGCCGAGATCCTTATTCTCGACGATGCCCTCTCTGCCGTCGATGGCCGCACTGAACACCAGATCCTGCACAACCTGCGCCAGTGGGGAGAAGGGCGCACGGTGATCATCAGCGCCCATCGTTTGTCGGCCCTCACAGAAGCGAGCGAAATTCTGGTGATGCAGCACGGACACATTGCCCAGCGCGGACAGCATGAACAGCTGGCGGAACAGCCGGGCTGGTATCGCGATATGTATCGTTATCAACAACTGGAAGCGGCACTGGATGACGTGCCGGAAACCGACGAGGAGGCCGCCGATGCGTAG
- a CDS encoding SmdB family multidrug efflux ABC transporter permease/ATP-binding protein yields MRSFSQLWPTLKRLLAYGSPWRKPLTLAVVLLWIAAIAEVTGPLLISYFIDNMVAKNYLPIGLVTGLAVAYVGLQLLAAGLHYAQSLLFNQAAVGVVQQLRTDVMDAALRQPLSAFDTQPVGQIISRVTNDTEVIRDLYVTVVATVLRSAALVGAMLVAMFSLEWRMALVAMAIFPAVMIVMIIYQRYSTPIVRRVRAYLADINDGFNEVINGMSVIQQFRQQARFGERMGEASRSHYMARMQTLRLDGFLLRPLLSLFSALVLCGLLMQFGFAARGTIEVGVLYAFISYLGRLNEPLIELTTQQSMLQQAVVAGERVFELMDRPRQAYGDDERELQSGAIDFDNVSFAYRDDRLVLQDINLTVPSRSFVALVGHTGSGKSTLASLLMGYYPLTEGEIRLDGRPLSSLSHGALRKGVAMVQQDPVVLADTFFANVTLGRPFSEEQVWDVLEKVQLAELARGLHDGIHTRLGEQGNNLSVGQKQLLALARVLIDTPQVLILDEATASIDSGTEQAIQQALAAVREHTTLVVIAHRLSTIVEADTILVLHRGQAVERGTHKQLLEAKGRYWQMYQLQLAGEELAASAREESLSA; encoded by the coding sequence ATGCGTAGTTTTTCCCAGCTGTGGCCTACCCTGAAGCGCCTGCTGGCGTATGGCTCGCCGTGGCGCAAGCCGCTGACGCTGGCGGTAGTGCTGCTGTGGATTGCGGCGATTGCCGAAGTAACCGGCCCGCTGCTGATCAGCTATTTCATCGATAACATGGTGGCAAAAAATTACCTCCCGATCGGCTTAGTCACCGGGCTGGCGGTGGCCTACGTCGGCCTGCAGCTGCTGGCGGCGGGCTTACACTACGCCCAGTCGCTGCTATTTAACCAGGCCGCCGTCGGGGTAGTGCAGCAGTTGCGTACCGACGTGATGGATGCCGCCCTACGCCAGCCGCTGAGCGCGTTTGATACGCAGCCTGTCGGGCAGATCATCTCCCGCGTCACCAACGACACAGAAGTGATCCGCGACCTGTATGTCACGGTAGTGGCGACAGTACTGCGCAGCGCCGCCCTGGTGGGGGCCATGCTGGTGGCCATGTTCAGCCTCGAATGGCGCATGGCGCTGGTGGCGATGGCGATTTTCCCGGCGGTAATGATTGTGATGATCATCTACCAGCGCTACAGCACGCCCATTGTGCGCCGCGTGCGGGCCTATCTGGCGGATATCAACGATGGCTTCAACGAGGTCATCAACGGCATGAGCGTTATTCAGCAGTTCCGCCAGCAGGCACGTTTTGGCGAGCGAATGGGTGAGGCCAGCCGTTCACACTATATGGCCCGCATGCAGACCCTGCGTCTGGACGGTTTCCTGCTGCGCCCGCTGTTAAGCCTCTTTTCGGCGCTGGTGCTCTGCGGGTTGCTGATGCAGTTTGGCTTTGCCGCCCGCGGCACCATCGAAGTGGGAGTGCTGTACGCCTTTATCAGCTATCTGGGGCGTCTTAACGAGCCCCTGATTGAACTCACCACCCAACAGTCGATGCTGCAACAGGCAGTTGTTGCCGGTGAGCGGGTCTTTGAGCTGATGGATCGTCCCCGTCAGGCGTATGGCGATGACGAGCGTGAACTGCAAAGCGGAGCGATTGATTTTGACAACGTCTCCTTTGCCTATCGTGACGATCGTCTGGTACTGCAGGATATCAACCTGACGGTGCCGTCCCGCAGCTTTGTAGCGCTGGTGGGGCATACCGGTAGCGGTAAAAGCACGCTTGCCAGCCTGCTGATGGGCTATTACCCGCTCACCGAGGGTGAAATTCGCCTGGACGGCCGTCCGCTGTCGAGTCTGAGCCACGGGGCACTGCGTAAAGGGGTGGCGATGGTGCAGCAGGATCCGGTCGTGCTGGCCGATACCTTCTTCGCCAACGTGACGCTGGGCCGACCGTTCAGCGAGGAGCAGGTGTGGGACGTACTGGAGAAGGTGCAGCTGGCGGAACTGGCGCGTGGCCTGCACGACGGTATTCATACCCGGCTCGGCGAGCAGGGTAATAACCTGTCTGTCGGGCAAAAGCAGCTGCTGGCGCTGGCACGGGTGCTGATTGATACCCCGCAGGTTTTGATTCTGGATGAAGCGACCGCCAGTATTGATTCCGGCACCGAACAGGCTATTCAGCAGGCGCTGGCTGCGGTACGCGAACACACCACCCTGGTGGTGATTGCCCACCGTCTGTCGACCATCGTTGAGGCGGATACCATTCTGGTGCTTCATCGCGGCCAGGCGGTTGAGCGCGGCACCCATAAGCAACTGCTTGAGGCAAAAGGGCGTTACTGGCAAATGTATCAATTACAGCTGGCCGGTGAGGAGCTGGCTGCCAGCGCGCGGGAGGAGTCCCTTAGCGCCTGA
- the glnK gene encoding P-II family nitrogen regulator — MKLVTVVIKPFKLEDVREALSSMGIQGLTVTEVKGFGRQKGHAELYRGAEYSVNFLPKVKIDVAIADDQLDEVIDIISKAAYTGKIGDGKIFVAELQRVIRIRTGEADEAAL; from the coding sequence ATGAAGCTGGTTACCGTGGTAATCAAACCATTCAAACTCGAAGACGTGCGCGAAGCACTCTCTTCAATGGGTATTCAGGGGCTGACCGTTACCGAAGTGAAAGGCTTCGGTCGTCAGAAGGGGCATGCAGAGCTTTACCGTGGTGCGGAATACAGCGTCAACTTTCTGCCAAAAGTGAAGATTGACGTGGCGATTGCCGACGATCAGCTGGATGAAGTCATCGACATCATTAGCAAAGCGGCCTACACCGGCAAAATTGGCGACGGCAAAATTTTCGTTGCTGAGCTGCAACGCGTTATTCGCATTCGTACAGGCGAAGCCGACGAAGCGGCACTGTAA
- the amtB gene encoding ammonium transporter AmtB, with protein MNTTTLKAGLGSLALLPGLAMAAPAVADKADNAFMMICTALVLFMTIPGIALFYGGLIRGKNVLSMLTQVAVTFALVCVLWVVYGYSLAFGEGNAFFGSFNWAMLKNIELTAVMGSFYQYIHVAFQGSFACITVGLIVGALAERIRFSAVLIFVVVWLTLSYVPVAHMVWGGGLLASHGALDFAGGTVVHINAAVAGLVGAYLIGKRVGFGKEAFKPHNLPMVFTGTAILYFGWFGFNAGSASAANEIAALAFVNTVVATAGAILSWIFGEWAVRGKPSLLGACSGAIAGLVGITPACGFVGVGGALIVGIVAGLAGLWGVTALKRVLRVDDPCDVFGVHGVCGIVGCIMTGIFASTSLGGVGFAEGVTMGHQVLVQLESIAITVVWSGVVAFIGYKLADMTVGLRVPEEQEREGLDVNSHGENAYNA; from the coding sequence ATGAACACAACAACACTTAAAGCAGGTCTGGGGTCTCTGGCGCTGTTGCCGGGCCTGGCAATGGCTGCACCCGCGGTAGCAGACAAAGCCGATAACGCCTTTATGATGATTTGCACCGCGCTGGTGCTGTTTATGACCATTCCGGGGATTGCGCTGTTTTACGGCGGCCTGATCCGCGGCAAAAACGTCCTTTCCATGCTCACTCAGGTGGCGGTGACCTTTGCGCTGGTGTGCGTGCTGTGGGTGGTCTATGGCTACTCGCTGGCCTTCGGGGAGGGCAACGCCTTCTTCGGCAGCTTTAACTGGGCAATGCTGAAAAATATTGAGCTGACCGCAGTGATGGGCAGCTTCTATCAGTATATCCACGTGGCGTTCCAGGGTTCATTCGCCTGTATCACCGTCGGGCTGATTGTCGGAGCGCTGGCTGAACGTATTCGCTTCTCCGCCGTGCTGATCTTCGTGGTGGTGTGGCTGACCCTCTCCTACGTGCCGGTGGCGCATATGGTCTGGGGCGGCGGCCTGCTGGCCTCTCATGGCGCGCTGGACTTTGCGGGCGGTACCGTTGTACACATCAACGCCGCGGTGGCGGGCCTGGTTGGGGCTTACCTGATTGGCAAACGCGTTGGTTTTGGTAAAGAAGCTTTCAAACCGCACAACCTGCCGATGGTCTTTACCGGTACGGCGATCCTCTACTTTGGCTGGTTTGGCTTCAACGCCGGTTCAGCCAGTGCGGCAAACGAAATTGCGGCCCTGGCCTTCGTGAACACCGTTGTTGCCACGGCGGGTGCCATTCTCTCCTGGATCTTCGGCGAGTGGGCGGTACGCGGTAAGCCTTCTCTGCTGGGCGCTTGTTCCGGTGCGATTGCGGGTCTGGTAGGTATCACCCCGGCCTGTGGTTTTGTCGGTGTCGGCGGTGCGCTGATCGTTGGTATCGTGGCGGGTCTGGCCGGTCTGTGGGGCGTGACGGCGCTGAAACGTGTGCTGCGCGTGGACGACCCTTGTGATGTGTTTGGCGTGCACGGCGTGTGCGGCATCGTTGGCTGCATCATGACCGGCATCTTTGCCTCAACCTCTCTGGGCGGCGTTGGCTTCGCTGAGGGCGTGACCATGGGTCACCAGGTTCTGGTGCAGCTGGAAAGTATCGCCATCACGGTGGTCTGGTCGGGCGTGGTTGCCTTTATCGGCTACAAACTGGCGGACATGACGGTTGGACTGCGCGTACCGGAAGAGCAGGAGCGCGAAGGTCTGGACGTCAACAGCCATGGCGAGAATGCGTATAACGCGTAA